In Hwangdonia lutea, a single window of DNA contains:
- a CDS encoding toxin-antitoxin system YwqK family antitoxin, translated as MKHVFICLLSFITALTWAQNINQFDANGKHHGIWKKTFDGTTVLRYEGEFFHGKEIGLFKFYKNIRKKPVLTATKQFNKTDNKAYVTFLSSKGKVISEGQMDGKIYIGAWKYYQNRNDNLLTLEHYNNEGVLHGERFVYYENGQVAEKQFYKNGKLDGVSVWYSEKNTVLKEFVYENGELHGPSKYYNPKGELIIEGHYKNGKKHGVWKYYENGKLIDEKNFTYKPKYIKNKS; from the coding sequence ATGAAACACGTATTTATTTGCCTTTTGTCTTTTATTACAGCACTTACTTGGGCGCAAAACATCAATCAATTTGATGCCAACGGAAAACACCATGGCATTTGGAAAAAAACATTTGACGGCACCACGGTTTTAAGATACGAAGGCGAGTTTTTTCACGGAAAAGAAATAGGATTGTTCAAATTTTATAAAAACATTAGAAAGAAACCCGTATTAACGGCAACAAAACAATTTAATAAAACCGATAACAAAGCTTATGTCACTTTTTTATCTTCAAAAGGAAAAGTAATTAGTGAGGGACAAATGGATGGGAAAATCTATATAGGAGCATGGAAATACTACCAAAATCGAAATGATAATTTGCTCACTTTAGAGCACTATAATAATGAAGGTGTTTTACACGGAGAACGTTTTGTATACTATGAAAACGGGCAAGTAGCCGAAAAACAATTTTATAAAAACGGAAAGTTGGATGGGGTATCGGTTTGGTATTCAGAAAAAAATACTGTTTTAAAAGAATTCGTTTATGAAAATGGCGAACTGCACGGTCCGTCAAAATACTATAATCCTAAGGGCGAGTTAATAATAGAAGGACACTACAAAAACGGAAAGAAACACGGTGTTTGGAAATACTACGAGAACGGTAAATTAATTGACGAAAAGAATTTCACTTACAAACCTAAGTACATTAAAAACAAATCATAA
- a CDS encoding MFS transporter, which produces MNQLKKGSKKLLNAWAFYDWANSVYTLTIASSIFPIFYSSLFISEIKIVQAFGMEFKSTALITFVTAFTFLVVAFMSPILSGIADYVGNKKNFLKFFCYVGSAGCIGLYWFDISSNGIHLSLLFYFMGLIGYWGSLVFYNSYLPDIAYEDQQDAISAKGFSMGYIGSVLLLIVNLIMVMSQDEGAAKMQMMRYSFVTVGVWWALFSQYSFYYLPKGTSSGNKVTRAIVFNGLKELRQVWKQLKQDLRLKRYLYAFFVFSMAVQTIMLVAVYFGEEEIDWGGDSEKTMGLIISILVIQIVAVFGAILTSRASSKYGNIKTLIAVNVVWMCLCFYAFFMKTPLQFYIAASVVGLVMGGIQALARSTYSKFLPQTDDTTSYFSFYDVAEKIGIVFGMVIFATIDQVTGSMRNAILFLFVFFLFGIILLFRVPKHKTAESN; this is translated from the coding sequence ATGAATCAACTTAAAAAAGGAAGTAAAAAACTTCTTAATGCGTGGGCATTTTACGATTGGGCAAATTCGGTTTACACCCTTACTATTGCATCTTCTATATTTCCTATTTTTTATTCGTCGCTATTTATTTCAGAAATTAAAATCGTGCAAGCTTTTGGCATGGAGTTTAAAAGTACCGCTTTAATAACCTTTGTTACGGCATTTACGTTTTTAGTGGTAGCTTTTATGTCTCCAATTTTGTCGGGTATTGCCGATTATGTTGGGAATAAAAAGAATTTCTTAAAGTTTTTTTGTTATGTGGGAAGTGCTGGCTGTATAGGTTTGTATTGGTTTGATATTTCGTCCAATGGCATTCATTTAAGTCTGCTATTTTATTTTATGGGACTTATTGGTTATTGGGGAAGCTTAGTGTTTTACAATTCGTATTTACCAGATATAGCCTATGAAGATCAGCAAGATGCCATAAGTGCCAAAGGATTTTCAATGGGGTATATTGGCAGTGTGTTATTGCTCATTGTTAATTTAATTATGGTAATGAGTCAAGATGAAGGCGCGGCCAAAATGCAAATGATGCGCTATTCGTTTGTAACCGTTGGTGTTTGGTGGGCTTTATTTAGTCAGTATTCATTTTATTATTTGCCAAAAGGCACGTCGTCCGGAAATAAAGTCACGCGAGCCATAGTTTTTAATGGTTTAAAGGAGTTAAGGCAAGTTTGGAAACAGCTTAAACAAGATTTACGCTTAAAACGCTATTTATATGCTTTTTTCGTGTTTAGTATGGCGGTGCAAACCATCATGTTGGTGGCCGTATATTTTGGTGAAGAAGAAATTGATTGGGGCGGCGATAGCGAAAAAACAATGGGTTTAATCATAAGTATTTTAGTTATTCAGATTGTGGCTGTTTTTGGCGCCATATTAACATCCAGAGCTTCCAGTAAATACGGCAATATTAAAACCCTTATTGCGGTAAACGTTGTTTGGATGTGTTTGTGTTTTTATGCTTTTTTTATGAAAACGCCTTTGCAGTTTTATATTGCAGCCTCGGTAGTTGGCTTGGTTATGGGAGGTATTCAGGCCTTGGCACGATCAACCTATTCTAAGTTTTTACCACAAACCGACGATACCACCTCGTATTTTAGTTTTTATGATGTTGCCGAAAAAATAGGCATCGTTTTCGGCATGGTGATTTTTGCAACTATAGACCAAGTGACGGGCAGTATGCGAAACGCTATTTTGTTTTTGTTTGTCTTCTTTTTATTTGGAATCATTTTATTGTTTAGAGTTCCGAAGCATAAAACCGCTGAATCTAATTAA
- a CDS encoding M48 family metallopeptidase → MKFKQSLILFGMALLVFSCAQNPFTGKSTLAIMPNSQLFPTAFAQYDQFLNENKVVKGTKDAEMIKRVGQRIAVAAERWLNANGHQGYLTDYKWEYTLVEDKTVNAWCMPGGKIVFYTGILPIAKGETGVAAIMGHEVAHALANHGQQRMSAGMLQQAAAVGLNVALKDDDNLELYNQAFGIGSQVGVMLPFSRAHETEADKIGLYLMAIAGYNPDEAAELWKRMKANSGGQSPPEILSTHPSNDSRIANLKALAPQAKAEAKKFGVTSFR, encoded by the coding sequence ATGAAATTTAAGCAATCACTTATATTATTTGGAATGGCGCTACTGGTTTTTTCTTGTGCCCAAAATCCATTTACCGGAAAAAGTACATTGGCCATCATGCCAAATTCCCAACTATTCCCAACGGCCTTTGCCCAATACGACCAATTTTTAAATGAAAACAAAGTGGTTAAAGGCACTAAGGATGCCGAAATGATTAAGCGCGTTGGGCAGCGTATTGCTGTGGCGGCTGAACGTTGGTTAAATGCAAATGGACACCAAGGCTATTTAACCGATTATAAATGGGAATATACTTTGGTAGAAGATAAAACCGTAAATGCTTGGTGTATGCCTGGTGGTAAAATAGTATTTTATACGGGTATATTGCCCATCGCAAAAGGCGAAACCGGGGTAGCTGCCATTATGGGTCACGAAGTAGCTCACGCCTTGGCTAACCACGGGCAACAACGTATGAGTGCGGGTATGTTGCAACAAGCGGCTGCTGTAGGGCTTAATGTAGCTTTAAAAGACGACGACAATTTAGAACTTTACAACCAAGCCTTTGGTATAGGGTCGCAAGTAGGGGTGATGCTCCCTTTTAGTAGAGCGCACGAAACCGAAGCCGATAAAATAGGTTTGTATTTAATGGCTATTGCAGGTTATAATCCTGATGAAGCTGCCGAATTATGGAAACGCATGAAAGCTAATAGTGGCGGGCAATCTCCACCAGAAATTTTAAGTACGCACCCCTCAAACGATTCGCGGATTGCTAACCTAAAAGCATTGGCACCACAGGCTAAAGCCGAAGCAAAAAAGTTTGGTGTTACTTCATTTAGATAA
- the msrB gene encoding peptide-methionine (R)-S-oxide reductase MsrB — MNTNNVIPLLAFLFLFNCNSSAQKQNEKALKTFEVSKTESEWKAELSEMEFYVLRNAGTERAFSSPLNKNYAKGTYHCAACNTPLFKSEHKFDSGTGWPSFDREIKGNVAFSTDNDLGYTRTEEHCATCGGHLGHVFNDGPKNTTGKRHCINGVALKFVPKK; from the coding sequence ATGAATACGAATAACGTAATACCCTTATTGGCTTTTTTATTTCTTTTTAACTGTAACTCTTCAGCACAAAAACAAAACGAAAAAGCTTTGAAAACTTTTGAAGTATCGAAAACTGAAAGCGAATGGAAAGCGGAATTGTCTGAAATGGAATTTTATGTGCTGCGAAATGCGGGTACCGAGCGTGCATTTTCCAGTCCGTTAAATAAAAATTATGCCAAAGGAACCTACCATTGTGCCGCCTGTAACACCCCTTTATTTAAAAGTGAACACAAGTTTGATTCGGGCACGGGTTGGCCTAGTTTTGATAGAGAAATAAAAGGCAACGTCGCGTTTTCTACAGATAACGATTTGGGCTATACACGAACCGAGGAACATTGTGCCACTTGTGGGGGGCATTTGGGTCATGTTTTTAACGATGGTCCTAAAAACACAACGGGCAAAAGACACTGTATTAATGGTGTTGCCTTAAAATTTGTACCGAAAAAATAA
- a CDS encoding DUF1572 family protein, with translation MENSYLSSVIKQFEYYKSLGDKTFNQLTFEDMQWQSNANSNSIAIIVKHIAGNMLSRWTNFLTEDGEKEWRQRDEEFVDSFNSIEDLKAAWEDGWLSLFNAIKPLKTDDLERIIYIRNQGHTVTEAINRQLAHYAYHIGQMVFLGKLIKGEDWQSLSIPRGNSEKYNEEKFSKTKGKRHFTDDL, from the coding sequence ATGGAAAATTCGTACCTATCGAGTGTTATTAAACAATTTGAATATTATAAAAGTCTGGGTGATAAAACCTTTAATCAGCTTACTTTTGAGGATATGCAATGGCAGAGTAACGCCAATTCTAACAGTATTGCCATTATTGTAAAACACATAGCTGGAAACATGTTAAGCCGATGGACTAATTTTTTAACTGAAGATGGCGAAAAAGAATGGCGGCAACGCGATGAAGAGTTTGTTGATTCGTTTAATTCCATTGAAGATTTAAAAGCGGCTTGGGAAGATGGTTGGCTCAGTTTATTTAATGCTATTAAGCCATTAAAGACTGATGATTTAGAGCGCATTATTTACATTAGAAATCAAGGGCACACGGTTACCGAAGCCATAAATAGGCAATTGGCGCATTACGCCTACCACATTGGGCAAATGGTGTTTTTAGGAAAACTTATTAAAGGTGAAGATTGGCAATCGTTATCTATTCCAAGAGGGAATTCTGAAAAATATAATGAAGAAAAGTTTTCCAAAACAAAGGGGAAGCGCCATTTTACGGATGATTTATAG
- a CDS encoding NAD(P)/FAD-dependent oxidoreductase, with product MNIPITSFPRIIIIGGGFAGIALARKLSKQEVQVVLLDKNNYHTFQPLLYQVSTGGLEPDSIAYPIRKVLKNFSNFHFRLANVTQIDAENNTVITDIGNLKFDYLVVASGSKTNFFGNAEVEKHSMAMKTIPQSLNLRSLILENFEDALLTSDLNERNALMNFVIVGGGPTGVELAGALAEIKKGILPKDYPDLDTRSVQINVIQSSDSILKGMSEKASEKAEDFLEKLGVNVWKNLRVTNYDGKTVTTNTDLVFETATVIWAAGVKGALIKGLDAADFVTRSNRLLVNSFNQVKGYKHIFAVGDIACMVTEEFPNGLPMMAQPAIQQGKQLGDNMLRLIEGKPLQPFVYTDKGTMATIGRNKAVVDLKRFKFQGVFAWYIWMFVHLFFLIGFRNRMVVFVNWVYNYVRFDREARLIIRPYKKKHKV from the coding sequence ATGAACATACCTATTACAAGTTTTCCCAGAATAATTATCATTGGTGGGGGTTTTGCAGGAATAGCCCTAGCCAGAAAATTATCGAAACAAGAAGTGCAAGTGGTGTTGTTGGACAAGAATAACTACCACACCTTTCAACCTTTATTGTATCAAGTTTCTACTGGCGGATTAGAACCCGATTCTATAGCATATCCCATTAGAAAAGTGTTAAAGAATTTTTCTAATTTTCATTTTAGGTTGGCCAATGTTACGCAAATTGATGCTGAAAACAATACCGTTATTACTGATATTGGTAACTTAAAATTCGATTATTTGGTAGTGGCATCAGGCTCTAAAACCAATTTTTTTGGAAATGCCGAAGTAGAAAAACATAGTATGGCCATGAAAACCATACCCCAATCTTTGAATTTAAGAAGTTTGATTCTTGAAAATTTTGAAGATGCTTTATTGACCTCCGATTTAAACGAACGCAATGCCCTCATGAATTTTGTAATAGTAGGTGGTGGCCCAACAGGGGTGGAACTTGCTGGCGCTTTGGCGGAAATTAAAAAAGGCATCCTCCCAAAAGATTACCCCGATTTAGATACGCGTTCGGTACAAATTAATGTGATTCAATCTAGCGATAGCATTTTAAAAGGCATGAGCGAGAAAGCCTCAGAAAAAGCCGAAGACTTTCTAGAAAAATTGGGCGTTAATGTTTGGAAAAACCTAAGGGTAACCAACTACGATGGCAAAACAGTAACTACAAACACCGATTTGGTTTTCGAAACCGCCACCGTAATTTGGGCAGCCGGCGTAAAAGGGGCGCTTATAAAAGGCTTGGACGCCGCCGATTTTGTTACCCGCAGCAACCGGCTTTTGGTAAATTCATTCAACCAAGTTAAAGGTTATAAACACATTTTTGCCGTTGGCGACATTGCATGTATGGTAACCGAAGAATTTCCAAATGGACTGCCAATGATGGCGCAACCGGCCATTCAACAAGGGAAGCAATTGGGCGATAATATGCTGCGATTAATTGAAGGCAAACCCTTGCAACCCTTTGTTTACACAGATAAAGGCACCATGGCAACCATTGGCCGAAACAAAGCCGTGGTAGATTTAAAACGTTTCAAATTTCAAGGTGTTTTTGCGTGGTACATTTGGATGTTTGTGCACCTGTTTTTCCTTATCGGTTTCAGAAATCGCATGGTGGTATTCGTAAATTGGGTTTATAATTATGTGCGGTTCGACCGAGAGGCGCGACTTATAATAAGACCTTATAAAAAAAAGCATAAAGTTTAA
- the lpdA gene encoding dihydrolipoyl dehydrogenase codes for MKYDIIVLGSGPGGYVTAIRASQLGFKTAIVEKENLGGVCLNWGCIPTKALLKSAQVFEYLKHADDYGLSVKDYDKDFDAVVKRSRNVADGMSKGVQFLMKKNKIDVIEGYGKLKAGKKIDVDGREYSADNIIIATGARSRELPSLPQDGKKVIGYREAMTLKNQPKKMIVVGSGAIGVEFAYFYNSMGTDVTIVEFLPNVVPVEDEDVSKQLERSFKKSGIKIMTSSEVTKVDTSGKGVKATVKTKKGEEVLEADIILSAVGIKSNIENIGLEDVGIVVDKDKILVNDFYQTNIPGYYAIGDVTPGQALAHVASAEGILCVEKLAGQHVEALDYGNIPGCTYCSPEIASVGLTEKQAKDKGLDIKVGKFPFSASGKASAAGTKDGFVKVIFDAKYGEWLGCHMIGAGVTDMIAEAVLGRKLETTGHEVLKTVHPHPTMSEAVMEAVADAYDEVIHL; via the coding sequence ATGAAATACGATATTATAGTTCTTGGAAGTGGTCCTGGTGGCTATGTTACTGCGATAAGAGCCTCTCAGTTGGGTTTTAAAACGGCTATTGTTGAAAAAGAAAACCTAGGAGGCGTTTGCTTAAATTGGGGATGTATTCCTACGAAAGCCTTACTGAAATCTGCTCAAGTTTTTGAATATCTTAAGCATGCCGATGATTACGGACTCTCTGTAAAAGACTATGACAAAGATTTTGATGCGGTTGTAAAACGAAGTCGGAATGTAGCCGATGGCATGAGCAAAGGCGTACAGTTTTTGATGAAAAAAAATAAAATTGATGTTATTGAAGGCTATGGGAAACTAAAAGCTGGAAAGAAAATTGACGTTGATGGAAGAGAATACAGTGCAGATAATATAATTATAGCCACAGGCGCACGCTCTCGCGAATTGCCTAGTTTACCTCAAGACGGTAAAAAAGTAATTGGTTACAGAGAAGCCATGACCTTGAAAAACCAACCCAAAAAAATGATTGTAGTTGGTTCTGGTGCTATTGGTGTTGAGTTTGCTTATTTCTACAATTCAATGGGAACCGATGTCACTATTGTCGAGTTTTTACCAAATGTGGTACCTGTTGAAGACGAAGATGTATCGAAACAATTAGAGCGTTCATTCAAGAAAAGTGGTATAAAAATCATGACATCGTCCGAGGTTACCAAAGTAGATACCTCTGGCAAAGGCGTTAAAGCTACCGTAAAAACCAAAAAGGGCGAAGAAGTGTTGGAAGCTGATATTATTCTTTCTGCCGTAGGCATAAAATCGAACATTGAAAACATTGGATTGGAAGATGTTGGCATTGTGGTTGATAAAGACAAAATTTTGGTTAACGATTTCTACCAAACCAACATTCCGGGGTATTATGCCATTGGCGATGTTACACCGGGTCAAGCCTTAGCCCATGTCGCTTCCGCGGAAGGAATACTGTGTGTAGAAAAACTTGCCGGACAACATGTTGAAGCTTTAGACTACGGAAACATTCCGGGTTGCACCTATTGCTCACCGGAAATTGCAAGTGTTGGTTTAACCGAAAAACAAGCCAAAGACAAAGGACTAGATATTAAAGTTGGAAAATTCCCGTTCTCTGCTTCAGGTAAAGCGAGTGCTGCCGGAACAAAAGATGGTTTTGTTAAAGTGATTTTTGATGCCAAATATGGCGAATGGCTAGGTTGCCACATGATTGGTGCCGGAGTAACCGATATGATTGCCGAAGCTGTTTTAGGTCGTAAATTAGAAACCACAGGTCACGAAGTATTAAAAACGGTACATCCGCACCCAACCATGAGTGAAGCGGTTATGGAAGCTGTTGCTGATGCTTACGATGAAGTGATTCATTTGTAG
- the aroQ gene encoding type II 3-dehydroquinate dehydratase — MKKLIIINGPNLNLLGQREPNIYGSLSFTEFLEEIKGKYTDVEIDYFQSNIEGEIIDKLHEVGFNFDGIILNAAAYTHTSVGIGDAVKAIETPVVEVHISNTFNREEFRHQSFISPNAKGVILGFGLQSYELAIQSF, encoded by the coding sequence ATGAAAAAACTTATCATAATCAATGGGCCTAATTTGAATTTATTAGGACAACGAGAACCTAATATTTACGGCAGCTTGTCGTTTACTGAATTTTTAGAGGAAATAAAAGGAAAATATACAGACGTTGAAATTGATTATTTTCAATCGAATATTGAGGGTGAAATTATTGATAAACTGCACGAGGTTGGTTTTAATTTTGATGGCATTATTTTAAACGCAGCAGCTTACACCCATACATCGGTGGGTATTGGCGACGCCGTTAAAGCTATAGAAACCCCGGTTGTTGAAGTACATATTTCCAATACATTTAATAGGGAAGAATTTAGGCATCAATCGTTTATATCGCCAAATGCCAAAGGCGTTATTCTTGGTTTTGGATTGCAGAGTTACGAGTTGGCGATACAAAGTTTTTAA
- a CDS encoding porin family protein, with the protein MKIKFIILMFAALTLSSCFCSKGIKAGVNFSSLSGENTEDLSSRTGFHVGGYGRVCIDADGNLAIQPEILFSTQGANYDDGFDEGSFNLNYLNVPVLAHVKISDGFYAEAGPQFGFILSAKDKYDGMEEDIKDDVNSFDFSGNVGLGYQFDSGLNLNARYNLGFSEVPDTNNLNWKNGVFQFSVGFTF; encoded by the coding sequence ATGAAAATTAAGTTTATTATTTTGATGTTTGCTGCTTTAACTTTATCTAGTTGCTTTTGTAGTAAAGGTATTAAAGCAGGTGTGAATTTTTCTTCTCTTTCGGGAGAAAACACTGAAGACCTAAGTTCCAGAACAGGTTTTCATGTTGGAGGTTATGGTAGGGTTTGCATAGATGCAGATGGCAATTTAGCAATCCAGCCAGAGATATTGTTTTCCACTCAAGGTGCAAATTACGATGATGGTTTTGATGAAGGTTCATTTAATCTAAATTATTTGAATGTACCTGTATTAGCGCATGTTAAAATATCCGATGGGTTTTATGCAGAGGCAGGACCGCAATTTGGGTTTATTTTGAGTGCCAAAGATAAATATGATGGGATGGAAGAGGATATAAAGGATGATGTTAATTCATTTGATTTTAGCGGTAATGTTGGGTTGGGATATCAATTCGATAGCGGATTAAATTTGAATGCGCGTTATAATCTTGGATTTTCTGAAGTCCCGGATACTAACAACTTAAATTGGAAAAATGGTGTGTTTCAATTTTCAGTTGGATTTACATTTTAA
- a CDS encoding site-specific tyrosine recombinase has product MKWQHALKDYQLYLKIERGLSQNSIDSYSLDIKKLIIFLEENNISLSPVSITSEVVQQFIYETAKQVNARSQSRIISGLRSFFNYLVFEDYRASNPLELIESPKIGRKLPDTLSVEEINKLIGAIDLTQETNGIKIGERNRAILETLYGCGLRVSELVSLKLSDLFFDEGFIKVTGKGDKQRFVPIVPITQKYINIYRKDVRNHINIQAGFEDTLFLNRRGKQLTRAMIFTIIKQLAEKIGLKKNISPHTFRHSFATHLLQNNADLRSIQLMLGHESITTTEIYVHLDKSHLADVIEKFHPRK; this is encoded by the coding sequence ATGAAATGGCAACACGCACTTAAGGATTATCAACTTTATTTAAAAATAGAACGCGGATTATCGCAGAATTCTATAGATAGTTATTCGCTTGATATAAAAAAGTTAATCATTTTTTTAGAAGAAAATAATATAAGCTTATCGCCAGTTTCCATTACTTCCGAAGTGGTTCAGCAATTTATTTACGAAACGGCAAAACAAGTTAATGCGCGGTCGCAATCGCGAATAATTTCCGGTTTACGCAGTTTTTTTAATTATTTGGTTTTTGAAGATTACAGAGCATCCAATCCGTTGGAATTGATTGAATCGCCAAAAATTGGACGAAAATTACCCGATACACTTTCGGTGGAGGAAATAAACAAATTAATTGGTGCCATAGATTTAACCCAAGAAACAAATGGTATTAAAATTGGCGAACGCAATCGGGCTATTTTAGAAACGCTTTACGGTTGCGGGTTGCGGGTAAGCGAATTGGTAAGTCTTAAATTATCCGATTTGTTTTTTGACGAAGGTTTTATAAAAGTAACCGGTAAAGGCGACAAACAACGCTTTGTGCCCATTGTTCCAATAACCCAAAAATACATTAATATTTATAGGAAAGACGTGCGCAATCATATCAATATTCAAGCTGGCTTTGAAGATACCTTATTTTTAAACCGACGCGGAAAACAATTAACGCGCGCTATGATTTTTACGATTATTAAACAACTTGCAGAAAAAATAGGTTTGAAAAAGAACATTTCCCCGCACACCTTTCGGCATTCTTTTGCGACACATCTATTACAAAATAATGCCGATTTACGTTCCATTCAACTTATGCTCGGACATGAAAGTATCACCACCACCGAAATTTATGTGCATTTGGATAAAAGCCATTTAGCTGATGTTATAGAAAAATTCCATCCTAGAAAATAG
- a CDS encoding sensor histidine kinase — translation MKFHSYHTSILKKFKGFLKPETPEINNSKKPREDIKWQLALDISNIGVWEFDAKLNKVYFSQPSKRIIGFEDDDTFGNDINAWNDRVHPEDREKYFQDYQDHVNGLKPLYVNEHRIRCKDGSYKWILDKGKVIEWDKKGKPIRFIGTHVDITEHVENEIKLSNTLNLVSEQNNKLKNFAHIVTHNLKQHAGNFESLLEFYEEAKSEKEKHELLDYLKTLSSSLTKTITNLNEIVSIQNNKNKKIDKLYLAEEVNKMMDVLNIVITENNAKIMNDIDPKLYIYYSPTYLESIIQNLFTNAIKYKHPDRAPEVTLKTVLTKDTLTVIITDNGIGIDLEKFGDSVFGLYKTFHNNQDSEGVGLYLIKNQIEAYGGQINIDSKVNVGTTFFITIPNKKKSA, via the coding sequence TTGAAATTTCACAGCTATCATACTTCAATTCTAAAGAAATTTAAGGGCTTCTTAAAGCCTGAAACTCCCGAAATCAATAATTCCAAAAAACCTCGTGAGGATATTAAATGGCAGTTAGCCTTAGATATTTCCAATATTGGTGTCTGGGAATTTGATGCCAAACTAAATAAGGTTTATTTTTCGCAACCCTCAAAACGGATAATCGGATTTGAAGATGACGATACCTTTGGAAACGATATAAACGCTTGGAACGATAGGGTGCACCCCGAGGATAGGGAAAAATACTTTCAAGATTATCAAGACCATGTAAACGGATTGAAACCATTATACGTCAATGAGCACAGAATAAGATGTAAAGATGGTTCTTACAAATGGATACTAGACAAAGGCAAAGTAATTGAATGGGATAAAAAAGGAAAACCAATTCGTTTTATTGGGACACACGTAGATATTACCGAACATGTAGAGAATGAAATAAAGTTGTCTAATACGCTAAATCTGGTTAGCGAACAAAATAACAAGCTTAAAAATTTTGCACATATTGTTACACATAATTTAAAACAGCATGCTGGAAACTTTGAAAGCCTACTTGAATTTTATGAAGAAGCCAAGTCTGAAAAGGAGAAACACGAATTACTGGATTACCTAAAAACATTATCGAGTTCTTTAACTAAAACAATTACTAATCTAAATGAAATTGTGTCCATTCAGAACAATAAAAACAAAAAAATCGACAAACTGTATCTGGCGGAGGAAGTGAATAAAATGATGGATGTATTAAATATTGTTATCACTGAGAATAATGCCAAAATAATGAATGATATAGACCCAAAGCTGTACATTTATTACAGTCCAACATATTTAGAAAGTATCATACAAAACCTGTTTACCAATGCTATAAAATACAAGCATCCGGATAGAGCGCCAGAAGTAACCTTAAAAACCGTTTTAACAAAAGATACTTTAACAGTGATAATCACCGATAACGGTATTGGTATTGATTTAGAGAAATTTGGAGACTCTGTTTTCGGGCTATATAAAACGTTTCATAACAACCAAGATTCTGAAGGTGTTGGTCTTTATTTAATAAAAAACCAAATTGAAGCTTATGGAGGCCAAATAAATATTGATAGCAAAGTAAATGTTGGCACCACATTTTTCATCACTATACCAAACAAAAAAAAATCAGCTTAA